CGGAGCGCGCGACGACGAGCACGGGGTAGTCCAGGTGCGCGGCGAGGTCGAGCACCGTGCGCGAGGGCACGGCGGGGTCGAGCGGGACCATCAGCCCGCCGACGCCCTCGACGATGACGGCGTCGCTGTGCGTATCGAGGCGGGTGAGCGCGTGCGCGATGGCGTCCCAGTCGGTCGGTTCGCCCAGTTGCTCGGCCGCGACGGCCGGGGCGAGCGGGGCGCGGTAGCGGACCGGGTTGATGACATCCAGCGGCAGCCGGCAGTCGGAAAAATGCGCGAGCGCCTCGGCGTCCGCCGCGACCAGCCCGCCGCGGTCCTTGCGGCAGCCCGACGCAAACGGCTTGCACACGCCGACTGCGCTGCCGGGCCGCTGATGACGCAGCGCCCACGCGATACCGCAGGAGACGACGGTTTTGCCGACGTCGGTATCGGTGCCGGTGACGAAGAGCCCGGGCTTGTTGAGTGCTAAGGAGTCCCACGACATGCGGGCATGATAGGCCTAGCC
The sequence above is a segment of the Phycisphaeraceae bacterium D3-23 genome. Coding sequences within it:
- the bioD gene encoding dethiobiotin synthase; its protein translation is MSWDSLALNKPGLFVTGTDTDVGKTVVSCGIAWALRHQRPGSAVGVCKPFASGCRKDRGGLVAADAEALAHFSDCRLPLDVINPVRYRAPLAPAVAAEQLGEPTDWDAIAHALTRLDTHSDAVIVEGVGGLMVPLDPAVPSRTVLDLAAHLDYPVLVVARSGLGTLNHTAMTVALLKVRGLRVAGVVMNGYAADEAMAMADDPSRGSNRNWLRKLTGAPRRRRRAAGRPQAGRPRRRPDRPRHPRRARRHRLVELGQAPGPTQARADGV